DNA sequence from the Pungitius pungitius chromosome 16, fPunPun2.1, whole genome shotgun sequence genome:
ACCGTGGGCATGTAGGATTAAGCTTTCACACCCGAGCACATAAACATGATAATACTCACGTACACATATACCTCCAGTGGTCCAACACGAGAAACAAGGTCATGGCATTTCCATGACGGGACAGGATGGAAATAGAAAAAGGGCCATGGGCTGGATGGGCCGAGGCACGATGAGTCAGTGCTGATAGCACAGACAGACTGAATCAGTGGGCCGAAAGCAGaaggtggtttgtgtgtgtgtgtgtgtgtgtgtgtgtgtggcttattTGAAGGGGGAGAAAACAGAGAGGAAGTCAGAGATATGATTTACTCCGGGTCTTTAGGGGTTTAGCTGCAGGTGGTGGAACACCAGTCCTGCAGCTCCCTGTGGATGTCACCAAACTGCTCCTCATACCCCAAACAGCTCAGAATAACTCACATCCCTTGATCCCAATTAGATCTgttcgttctctctctctccctataACACAAATCCACCTCCCTCCCGCCCAACTCACACATTCAGTTTCTCTGCAGTCTTGAGAGGTGTATATGCTTTTTTATTAACTTCTGATCAAATGTGTAAGAAGGAATATTATTACTTCTTCTTTTCACATTTTTGAAGatcgttttgtttttcttctccattaAAATATGCTACTTTGTATCAAACAGTTTTTACATTTGGGCTTGGAATGTGGGCATCTTATTTGTATCAAAGATCATGGTTTAAACTGTGGGATTTTGACAGCCGTGGCTTTTTCACAGAGAAACACTGTCCTCTTGTGGAATAAAGTAAAAGAATTGTAAGGGACATTTTAAGTTCTGTAGACCTACTGCTGAATTGCTAAATATATTTCAGCGGGATGGCTCGTTAGGACCAAGCTGTCTTAAAAAATAACTCATCCTTAATTAACAAATGCAATTTAACTCTCCACTAGAACAAAAAAAGGTGTCTGGGCTGTCACACAGTCATTATTGGTGTCATTGTTTTCATGGGAGTTGTTGATATTGAGAAAAGTACAATACAATATTATCAGCTATCCTATTGTACTTTTATAAGGATTTTAAGGATGAAAGACGAATAATAATTCCCCTACAACGGGTAAAGAAATATAACATTTTCATCTCTCGGGATACAGGATGCAATTGTCAATTATACGTATTacaaggagatgaaggagaaaaaacGTGGACATTCCCATGAAAATAATCAACTGCACGTGCTTCgtcattttgggctatacaaaataaattgaatggaTTTGAGGACTCGTTGCCGTTCTATGTGTTTCTATTCTTTGCTCACGTGCCTCAGACCCGGAAGTAAGGAGTCGACGTCTACGTCACATTTTTCTCAGCGCGAAAACTTTACTTTCGCTTGTGAACCCGCAACAACACCGGTAGGTGGAATAAattcagtgcacacacacacacacacgcacgcacgcaggcgTCTGGAGTCTTCTACCACTGACAAGAATCATTCTCGTTTGACCGCGCGAAGGAACACTTGGACAGTGAGTCGCTCAGTGTTAAAACGCTGCATACTAGCACGTATGTTAGCCAAACAAGCTACGTAGCATTAGCTTGCAGAGTTGACACGCAGCCACGAGTTTGTTCATGTGAGGTTTAAGGATTTGACCCAATAGTCTCATTAACGGGTATTAAACTTGTAAAACGTCACGGTCCCGTCTGTTAAAACGTAACAACGCCGCTTTAAATTGCAATTCTAATTTAAAGTTAAGAGCAGCATTTCAGTCATCGACTGTGTTAtacttttaattttattcaTATCTTGGGTTCAGGTAGACTTGTTGAATGCAGTAACGACAAAACTGACATGGAAAAGAGATAATGATCATCGAGAAAGGATGATCCATTATTACAGTACACAGAGGCACAGATcttcaaaaaatgaatatatagaTTGTAAATCTGAAGCTACTTTTTCTATTATGCTTTCCTTCATCATgcactcctcctctttctcactTTCCTTCTTtatgtttttctccttcagaAAGCCAAAATGTCAAAGATAGACAAGATGAGCATCCTCGGGGTGAGGAGCTTCGGGATTGAGGATAAAGACAAACAAGTCATTTCATTCTTCACCCCGCTGACTGTGCTGGTTGGACCCAACGGAGCAGGAAAAACGGTATGGGAACGTGTTCCGGAGAGAGCGAAGGTTGAACTGTGAAGCATGACCtgtacagaagaaaaaaagaacgttTGACCGCAGGCATTGTGGTCTCAAATTTGATATTTCAAAATGAGCACTGGAAGTCATGTTTTTAGGAAATACATAatagtttgtgttttctgtttccaGACAATTATTGAGTGCCTGAAGTACGCCACGTCAGGAGAACTTCCCCCTGGATCTAAAGGAGGTGCATTTGTTCACGATCCAAAGGTGAGCTTGCTCAATTCCCCTTCGAGGCCTACTATGCTCGGATCTTAGGCCTACAGCTTCCTTTCTcatttggaaaaatgaaaagcagtgtCTAAGAACCACTTGGGCTGCCTTTGTTGAAGTGAGATATTGCTGTGTGAACTACTAGGACGCCCACGAGACGGACGTGCGCGCACAGATTCGACTCCTATTCACCGATGTCAACGGAGAGAAAGTGACTATCAACCGCTCCATGTCCTGCACTCAGAAGGCAAAGAACTACACCTTCAAAAGCCTGGAGCAGGTCATTTCCAGGATAAAGTGAGCAAAAGTCAAACCTTTCTTTACTCACTttttgatggaggaaaaaataaaggtttctGGACTGATATTTAGCGTACTTAACCCTTTTCCCACCATGTGACCGTCTTCCTCATTCGCCCAGGGACGGGGAGAAAAAGAGCTTGTCGTCAAAGTGTGTAGAAGTGGATCGGGAGATGATTTCTGCAATGGGCGTGTCGAAGGCCGTGCTGAATAACGTCATCTTTTGTCACCAAGAAGAGGCCAACTGGCCGCTTAGCGAGGGCAAAGCGCTCAAAGAAAAGTTTGACTCCATCTTCGCTGCAACCAAGTAAAGACCACACGTAACGCTTGGCTTCAGAATGATTATATTTGGCtatcatttattaaatatgcATATAAATATTATCTCAGGAAACTCAGTATCactgtctctttgtgtttctctcagGTACATCAAGGCTCTGGAGACGATGCGTCAGCTGCGTGTCAAAAAGGGTCACACGGTTAAAGAGTGTCAAGTGGAGTTGCGCTACCTGAAGCAGAATAAGGAGAAAGCTCATCAGATCAGGGAAACCGTAGCCACTAAGGAGGCCCAGCTGATGGCCTCCAGAGACAGTGTTCAGCAGATTGAGAGCCAGATTGATCCACTGGAGGTTGGTTGTGTGCGATATGGGACTGTCAATTCATTCAAAAACGTATAATGCAGTAAATTATTAATCAAGTGAGTTTCAGTAATTAATATACTATCCCGCtgaacaaaatatacaattattttACAATCCGTATTTCTGAAAAGGAGACATCAAAGCGTGAGAGCCCAGCGACTAAAATCAAACGTTTTCTATTGATATTTTTCAGAATCGAATGGCCGATATCGAGATAAAACTGGGGAAAGTAATGAAGCTGGACAACGACATCAAAGCTTTGGACAGCAGGAAGAAACAGATGGAGGAAGATaacaaggagctggaggaaacCATGGAACAGGTAACAAATCAAACTACCGTCATTGTGtagaaatggaaaatgaatcATTTGACTGCACTAAAAGCAGTGCTCAACCTCCTATTAGGGAGGCAACACATTGGCTAAAATACCTTTTGGAAACCCAACAAGATGCATGAAAGGTAATTCAGGATGGCCCCAGTGGAGTCGATTTGTCACTGACTGTTGGCCAAGCCGTCCTGATTGAGCTTCAGCGCCACTCTTAAGCCAGTGAACTGTACCTGCTGCAGGTGTTCCAGGGTTCAGACGAGCAGCTGCAGGATGGTTACCAGAACCACCAGAGGACTGTGAGGGAGAAGGAGCGCAGGCTGACAGAGTGCCAGAAGGATCTGGAGAAAGCTGGACGGGAGTGTCAGAGACTCAACAGAGTCAAGGCTGATCTCCTGGTAGAGCAAGGTACCCACGCCACGCAgcgcacatgcacatgcacacgtgtCCCAGTCTAAGTCCTGGGCGTTGTTGCCCAAAATAGCATTTTGCTGAATTTACCAGCCTGATATACACCCCTGTTCTAGATATCTCTTTTTGAGGCAGCATTTTTTGATGGCATACATCTTTTGAGTGCACTGGCTGAATGTCGGAATAAATCCTGCTGTTCTTTCAAAGAAGGATGGACAGAAGGGTGGAAAAACAGATGTATCTTCTGAAGACTAAGTTGGCTGCTAAAATCCACCTCTCTTTTTGCAGGTTCTCTGAAGCTGAAGGCTGACCACCACACTCAAAACATCAAGAACCGGGACAATCAGGTGAGAGGGGAGAAAATCTGgtggttgattaaaaaaataataaaatgtttatctaaaaacaaaaaaatggctCATTTTAAAACTTGCTTGACAGAAATCCTTGCATATATCTCGTTCTCAGGTTCGCTCGTTGTCGGCTTTTCTGGAGATGGAGGGTTACGACCGGCCGCCCTTCAGTGCCCTTCAGCTTGAGAGCTTCCATCAGCACGTCGCACAGAGACTTGAGCAGGAAAAAGTGGCAATCAATCAGATTATGGTAagaaaatatgtgtatatatactatTATTATTGCTGTGGTATTtaatgctgttaaacagcaGAGTTAGAAGTGAAGAAATATTTTCGGTTACATTCAGCCACTACTAATGGAATAGCTGATTCCTTCCTCTTATTTCTCCTGCCACTCAGGCtgacctgcaggagaaggagcagcagaagcagcagtcCATTGATGAAATGAGGGACAAGAAGACTGGCCTGGAGAGAACTGTGGAGTTGAAGGGAGACATGCAGGGAAAGAAGCAGCAGGAACTGAGGAACATCAGGGCAgagctgcagaggctggaggGTTCGTCTAGCCGCCTGCAGGAACTGGAGAACGAGCTGGCCAAAGTGGTGGGTGTACACACAAGAGCCAAGATGAGGTGGTTTGATCCCAATGgcagggagggagtgagggggtgagtgagtgagtgtgtataGGTATGctttttatctgttgtgttGATGGTTTTATTGAAGTTGCTCTCCCCTCACCCTCTTTCCAGTTGGATAACTTTGTAAAATACAGTATGAAGCTGCAAGATCAGCTAAGCCGATAAAtgcgtgtgtctttttttgttaatcCTCAGGAGCGTGAGCTAAAAAGTGCAGTTCAGAGCTCCAACGTGGAGGCGCTGAAGGCTGAGGTGGTGCAGCTCCAGAGTGAAAAGGTTGATCTTGACCGCACGCAGAGACAGCTCGACCAGGAGATGGGGATGCTCAATACACACACCACCGCACGCACCCAGATGGACATGCTGAAAAAGGACAAGGTAATATGGTGTATGCATTCTCCTCTTGCATGGCAACACAAAAAGAATTCGGAAACCTTGCATTATTCTATTATTTCTTCCTCCTACACCCTCCCTAAGCGATGGAGTGACCCCTTTGTGGGTGGGGCTTTAATCCTGGGCGCTCGTCTCCTCGCCCTCCATTTTCCCCTCTTCATCTATCCTTCCTTACTCCCTTCCTAACCTGCGCCTTTCTTTCCTCGGTTGGATCCCCTCTCATCTTCCCTCTAATTCATTCCTCcagacagagaaggaggagcagattCGTAAGATCAAGTCCCGCCACAGTGAGGCGCTAGTGTCGTTGCTAGGCCACTTTCCCAACAAGAGAGAACTGGAGGACTGGATCTATGGCAAATCTAAGGAAATCAACGGTACCAGGGACAGACTTTCCAAACTCCAGTTAGTACGGCTTATTTACATTAACGCTCACGCGCAAGAAACACAAATGTGAGTGCAATCAGTGGTATAATGCTGTGATTCTCTCAGTAAGGACCTGGCATCGAGTGAGCAGAATAAAAGCCACATTGCTGCTGAGGTGCGTAAAAAGGAGCAGCAGTTAGCCAGCGACGAGGAGAAGTTCTTCAACGTGTGCGGCAGTCAGGACCTGGAGCAGGACCTGGGCAAACTACGAGAGGATCTGGAGAAGATCTCCAAGCAAAGAGGTGCGCTCCTCAAAATGAAAATCGGAAGGAGGATTGAGGCGCGACTAGACTTTCACATGAAGAGTTGAGGTTGAGGTTTCACGAAAATAAGAAACGGATCTGTATATTGTTGATTTCGaatttcattcaaaacattCACCTTGCTCAcaaggaaatgaaaaatgttcacCGCTTTTTACTCAGCGCTTTATGGAATAATTCAATTTGCTAAATAAGTAAGATGCATCCATGTGACACCGTTAGGATTAATGCACTGATCTCGATGCTCAGAGTAAAACCACAAAGTTAGATCCGGGTTACAGGCACAGGTACAAATAtgttaataaagcaataaggtacgagaggctgtgctttatcttcaataatgtaacagtttgacgGTGTAGTTAGGCCCGACGCGCAGAAACCCTCGAACCCCCGTACCTGCATGTGAACAGCATTgtgtcccgcaccatctcattcattcacatcgctcatgacgtccaccttttgtgt
Encoded proteins:
- the rad50 gene encoding DNA repair protein RAD50, giving the protein MSKIDKMSILGVRSFGIEDKDKQVISFFTPLTVLVGPNGAGKTTIIECLKYATSGELPPGSKGGAFVHDPKDAHETDVRAQIRLLFTDVNGEKVTINRSMSCTQKAKNYTFKSLEQVISRIKDGEKKSLSSKCVEVDREMISAMGVSKAVLNNVIFCHQEEANWPLSEGKALKEKFDSIFAATKYIKALETMRQLRVKKGHTVKECQVELRYLKQNKEKAHQIRETVATKEAQLMASRDSVQQIESQIDPLENRMADIEIKLGKVMKLDNDIKALDSRKKQMEEDNKELEETMEQVFQGSDEQLQDGYQNHQRTVREKERRLTECQKDLEKAGRECQRLNRVKADLLVEQGSLKLKADHHTQNIKNRDNQVRSLSAFLEMEGYDRPPFSALQLESFHQHVAQRLEQEKVAINQIMADLQEKEQQKQQSIDEMRDKKTGLERTVELKGDMQGKKQQELRNIRAELQRLEGSSSRLQELENELAKVERELKSAVQSSNVEALKAEVVQLQSEKVDLDRTQRQLDQEMGMLNTHTTARTQMDMLKKDKTEKEEQIRKIKSRHSEALVSLLGHFPNKRELEDWIYGKSKEINGTRDRLSKLHKDLASSEQNKSHIAAEVRKKEQQLASDEEKFFNVCGSQDLEQDLGKLREDLEKISKQRAMLAGATAVYTQFISQLTEEREPCCPVCQRTFPSDSDLHEVISDMQSKLRLVPDKLKNTEQDLNRKEQKRDEMMALRPVRQSIVQFQEKELPELRNRLQAVNREIERLKGNVEEQETLLGTLMSEEETAKACLQDISLMDRYLMDLKELEKKIAQQAARLQGVDLTRTVQQVSREKQETQHKLDTTSSKMELKRKLVQDQQDQIQLLKSAVNETREEKLQLSSAMQKQQQLEEQCIEFATELQALTRDIREAREQLSPLSAALEKLQQEKQELVEHKRQRQEEGRDKISNIKDKMKAISNLVRDITKYVEDGKDEYKEQKEAELQETNTQLHEAEKDKEKINKEMGNVRQDIDTQKVQERWLQDNLTLRKRVEELKEVVAKREALMKDMGNMQVLQLRQEHRAAERRLEELKKNRSIALGRQKGFEEEIMDCRKELREDQYDKADERYKNKMITMRTTELVIKDLDLYYKALDQTIMKFHSMKMDEINKIVRDLWRSTYRGQDIEYVEIRSDVDENASAGVRRRVYNYRVVMVKGDTALDMRGRCSAGQKVLASLIIRLALAETFCLNCGILALDEPTTNLDRDNIESLAHALVEIIKSRSSQRNFQLLIITHDEDFVELLGRSSYIEHFYRIRKNQDQNSEITKCSITSLSTYLH